One Aquamicrobium sp. genomic region harbors:
- a CDS encoding 2-oxoglutarate dehydrogenase E1 component, whose translation MARQDQANDLFSLTSFLYGGNADYIERLYAAWLDDPSAVDPEWRDLFETLQDNAGDVRRNAEGASWKKPNWPVAANGELVSALDGDWGPSEIGKIEKHFEKKVKEKATASGGALSDADVLRATRDSVRAIMMIRAFRMRGHLHANLDPLGLAEPEEDYNELSPEAYGFTEADYDRPIFIDHVLGLEYATVRQMLDILKRTYCSTLGVEFMHISNPEEKAWIQERIEGPDKGIEFTENGKKAILQKLIEAEGFEQFIDVKYKGTKRFGLDGGESLIPALEQIIKRGGALGLKEIVFGMAHRGRLNVLTNVMAKPHRAVFHEFKGGSYAPDDVEGSGDVKYHLGASSDREFDGNKVHLSLTANPSHLEIVNPVVMGKARAKQDQIFGRTREEIVPQEERAKVLPLLLHGDAAFAGQGVVAEILGLSGLRGHRVAGTVHFIINNQIGFTTNPRFSRSSPYPSDVAKMIEAPIFHVNGDDPEAVVYAAKIATEFRMKFHKPVVVDMFCYRRFGHNEGDEPAFTQPMMYRAIRAHKTTVQLYGEKLIAEGLITEAEIDRMRADWRAHLEGEFEAGQSYRPNKADWLDGAWSGLRTADNQDEQRRGKTSVPMKTLKEIGKKLTEVPADFEVHRTIGRFLENRRKAIESGEGIDWATAESLAFGSILLEGNPIRLSGQDSERGTFSQRHTVLYDQRNEDRYIPLNNLGPQQANYEVINSMLSEEAVLGFEYGFSLAEPRALTLWEAQFGDFANGAQVVFDQFISSGERKWLRMSGLVCLLPHGYEGQGPEHSSARLERFLQMCAEDNMQVANCTTPANYFHILRRQLKRDFRKPLILMTPKSLLRHKRAVSTLADLSGDSAFHRLLWDDAQYYGNEPIKLVKDSKIRRVVLCSGKVYYDLYEEREKRGIDDIYLLRVEQLYPFPAKALINELSRFRNAEVVWCQEEPKNMGSWSFIEPYLEWVLAHIDAKHQRVRYAGRPAAASPATGLMSKHLAQLEAFLEDALGK comes from the coding sequence ATGGCGCGGCAAGATCAGGCAAACGACCTTTTTTCGCTCACCTCGTTCCTCTATGGCGGCAATGCCGACTACATCGAAAGGCTGTATGCCGCCTGGCTCGACGATCCGTCGGCGGTCGATCCCGAGTGGCGTGACCTGTTCGAAACCTTGCAGGACAATGCCGGCGACGTGCGCAGGAACGCCGAGGGCGCCTCGTGGAAGAAGCCGAACTGGCCTGTGGCGGCCAATGGCGAGCTCGTCTCCGCTCTCGACGGCGACTGGGGCCCCTCCGAGATCGGCAAGATCGAGAAGCATTTCGAGAAGAAGGTGAAGGAAAAGGCGACCGCGAGCGGCGGCGCGCTGTCCGATGCCGACGTCCTGCGCGCCACGCGCGATTCGGTGCGCGCCATCATGATGATCCGCGCCTTCCGCATGCGTGGCCACCTGCACGCCAATCTCGACCCGCTCGGCCTCGCCGAGCCGGAGGAGGACTACAACGAGCTGTCGCCCGAGGCCTACGGCTTCACCGAGGCCGACTACGACCGGCCGATCTTCATCGACCATGTGCTCGGCCTCGAATATGCCACCGTGCGCCAGATGCTCGACATCCTGAAGCGCACCTACTGCTCGACGCTGGGCGTCGAGTTCATGCACATCTCCAACCCCGAGGAGAAGGCGTGGATCCAGGAGCGCATCGAGGGGCCGGACAAGGGCATCGAGTTCACCGAGAACGGCAAGAAGGCGATCCTGCAGAAGCTGATCGAGGCGGAAGGCTTCGAGCAGTTCATCGACGTCAAGTACAAGGGCACCAAGCGTTTCGGCCTCGACGGCGGCGAATCGCTGATCCCGGCGCTGGAGCAGATCATCAAGCGCGGCGGCGCGCTCGGCCTGAAGGAGATCGTCTTCGGCATGGCCCATCGCGGCCGCCTGAACGTTCTGACCAACGTCATGGCGAAGCCCCATCGCGCCGTCTTCCATGAGTTCAAGGGCGGCTCCTACGCGCCTGATGACGTCGAGGGCTCCGGCGACGTCAAGTACCATCTCGGCGCCTCGTCCGACCGCGAGTTCGACGGCAACAAGGTCCACCTGTCGCTGACGGCGAACCCGTCGCATCTGGAGATCGTCAATCCCGTGGTGATGGGCAAGGCCCGCGCCAAGCAGGACCAGATCTTCGGCCGCACCCGCGAGGAGATCGTCCCGCAGGAGGAGCGCGCCAAGGTGCTGCCGCTCCTGCTGCACGGCGACGCGGCCTTTGCCGGGCAGGGCGTCGTCGCGGAGATCCTCGGTCTTTCCGGCCTGCGCGGCCATCGCGTCGCCGGCACGGTCCACTTCATCATCAACAACCAGATCGGCTTCACCACCAACCCGCGCTTCTCGCGCTCGTCGCCCTATCCGTCGGACGTCGCCAAGATGATCGAGGCGCCGATCTTCCACGTCAACGGCGACGATCCCGAGGCGGTCGTCTACGCCGCCAAGATCGCGACCGAGTTCCGGATGAAGTTCCACAAGCCGGTCGTGGTCGACATGTTCTGCTACCGCCGCTTCGGCCACAACGAGGGCGACGAGCCGGCCTTCACCCAGCCGATGATGTATCGCGCGATCCGTGCCCACAAGACGACGGTGCAGCTCTACGGCGAGAAGCTGATCGCCGAAGGCCTCATCACCGAGGCCGAGATCGACAGGATGCGGGCCGACTGGCGCGCGCATCTGGAGGGCGAGTTCGAGGCCGGCCAGAGCTACAGGCCGAACAAGGCCGACTGGCTCGACGGCGCCTGGTCGGGCCTGCGCACCGCCGACAACCAGGACGAGCAGCGCCGCGGCAAGACCTCCGTGCCGATGAAGACGCTGAAGGAGATCGGCAAGAAGCTGACCGAGGTGCCGGCCGATTTCGAGGTCCACCGCACCATCGGCCGCTTCCTCGAGAACCGGCGCAAGGCGATCGAATCCGGCGAGGGCATCGACTGGGCCACCGCCGAATCGCTCGCCTTCGGCTCGATCCTGCTCGAGGGCAACCCGATCCGCCTGTCCGGCCAGGATTCCGAGCGCGGCACCTTCTCGCAGCGCCACACCGTGCTCTACGACCAGCGCAACGAGGACCGCTACATCCCGCTGAACAATCTCGGGCCGCAGCAAGCCAATTACGAGGTCATCAACTCGATGCTCTCGGAAGAGGCCGTGCTCGGCTTCGAATACGGCTTCTCGCTGGCCGAGCCGCGGGCGCTGACCTTGTGGGAGGCCCAGTTCGGCGATTTCGCCAACGGCGCGCAGGTCGTGTTCGACCAGTTCATCTCGTCGGGCGAGCGCAAGTGGCTGCGCATGTCCGGCCTCGTCTGCCTGCTGCCGCACGGCTATGAGGGGCAGGGGCCGGAGCATTCCTCGGCGCGTCTGGAGCGTTTCCTCCAGATGTGCGCGGAAGACAACATGCAGGTCGCCAACTGCACCACGCCGGCCAACTACTTCCACATCCTGCGCCGGCAGTTGAAGCGCGACTTCCGCAAGCCGCTGATCCTGATGACGCCGAAGTCGCTGCTGCGCCACAAGCGGGCGGTCTCGACGCTGGCCGACCTGTCGGGCGACAGCGCCTTCCACCGCCTGTTGTGGGACGACGCCCAGTATTACGGCAACGAGCCGATCAAGCTCGTCAAGGATTCGAAGATCCGCCGCGTGGTCCTGTGCTCCGGCAAGGTCTATTACGACCTCTACGAGGAGCGCGAGAAGCGCGGCATCGACGACATCTACCTGCTGCGCGTCGAGCAGCTCTACCCGTTCCCGGCCAAGGCGCTGATCAACGAGTTGTCGCGCTTCCGCAACGCGGAAGTGGTCTGGTGCCAGGAAGAGCCGAAGAACATGGGCTCGTGGTCGTTCATCGAGCCCTATCTGGAATGGGTGCTGGCCCATATCGACGCCAAGCACCAGCGCGTGCGCTATGCCGGCCGCCCGGCGGCGGCCTCGCCCGCCACCGGCCTCATGTCCAAGCATCTGGCGCAGCTCGAGGCTTTCCTCGAAGATGCGCTCGGCAAGTAA